In the Arachis stenosperma cultivar V10309 chromosome 8, arast.V10309.gnm1.PFL2, whole genome shotgun sequence genome, CATGGAGGGAACATCCAGAAAAGTCGATGAAAGTACTATGTGGACTCATCAACCTCACAACCAACACGCACTGGAGAAGTCTTCAACAAAGCTACGCTGCCGTCCATTGTTGCTTGCATCCCAAGGATCCACCGGGGCAACTTCACATATGACTCTTCCCAATCCCCGTAAATCTGCACAACTGCCTTCTGCTTTACCTTCCATACCTTCTTGTAGCTAGGCCTGAATCTATAGGTTGACTCAGTAGCTTCTTGCAACACCTTTATCGTAACCGTTGTGTCCGCCCTAACCAATGGATAGATCCTCGCACAAATGACGTGGTAATCGAGCTGTCGGTGGTCGCTCGATATCGATGTGGCCAGGCATGTGTGGGCTCCGTTGTACCTTCTAACCTCCCAGTTACCCTTGTGCTGCCGAAGTGCCACGCGGATGATCCAGTTGTAGCCATTTCCAAACTCCTTGCATCTCCCAACATACTTCAGATGATCAGATTCCATAACCCGATAATGAACTCCACGACAAATGGTATAATCCTTAACACTCATCACAGCTTCTTCCTTAGTCTGGAAAGATTAACCAATCATAAATTCGGCAGAAGCATTGCCCTCATGTAATCCTTGGTAGCTGAAGGTGTGTCGATCATCTGGTTGTTGGCTCACTGATTCCAGATTGAGCGTCGAGAAATACGACGGTTGTTGGTGGGACCCAGAACTGGATGGCCTCTGAGGTGCAGGTAGGGGCACTGGAGTCTCGTCTTCACTATCCCCTGATATGTGATCCGGCTCATCGTCTGAATCATAGTCCCGCATCGCGTTCTCATAGTGATCCGGCTCACCACTCCCAACAAAACCAGTAATCAAACTGGGTGACCTCTCTGCCGGTGCTAGAACAGGTGGAGGTGCAGATAGGAGACACCTAGGTGCAACGATAGGCATCGAAGTAGAAGCATCCCCCACCGTCGTCGACTGAGGATTTGGTGCTGAAGCCCCGAAACTGTCGACTCGGTCTTCCAACTTGGTAAACAACTCTTGTATTCTCACCTCCGAAAAACTCGGCCGACAATGAAACAACACCCCCATGTCTTCATCTGACCCTATGACAAATGTTTCATACTGCACACCACTCGACACGACCGCCATCGAAATCTTGTAGAACATCTTCTTCACTGACTTAGCCCCAACTAACCATGCCTTCTGCAATATGTTCCTCTTCAAATCCGACAAAGTATCAGTCGAACGGATAAAAATGCTCAGCGGTTCTTTATCCGTGAACTTAACACCATGCCtgttactttttttaattttaccaGAACAGTGGACTAGAACCATCAAGCTTTTCTCTCTATCCATTTGTGAAAGTGTGAAAATGACTCTATTCAAATAACTCACTCCCTATCTTACTTGGTATTTATAGGCAAAGTTTACAAAGCATAAACCGCTACACCCCTGTAGCGGTTTATGTGATTATTCAACGCCAACGTAATCCGCAACACCCCTGTAGCGGATTACGTTCATATTATAAACCGCGATACCCCTGTCGCGGTTTACATAgtttagaaaaaaaatgcaTTTTGGTATCCAAATTGCATAATGTGTAATATGATAATATTGGTTTCCTGTTTATTTAAATGGGTAAATTACCCTTATAATTATTAACAAATTTTACCATAAATAATCACTAAATGTTAATAaatctaattatttaatataaaatattttttaaaaatagcaTCAACATGTAAATTGGTACTAACACGCCACATCATATTTGGCTCTAAAACTTACGCTTATAAATAGTAAAACGTAATACTATATATAACAATtacagaaatataaaaaaataatgatactttttaaaaaagtataaaataaaaatattagaattattGATTCATATAAAATATAGGATAAATTAATGGATAAATAGACTGAGAGTCAATATTACACAAATATCTTAAATTGAATTGTGTTACATGTCTGTCGCATTTGTAATTCTATGTAAATCGCATAAATTAAGTTCGATTTATACTTTTTTAatgtaaatcaaattaattagatTCGATActtgattcgatttactattGATACAACGTATACATGTAAATCGCATCAgtttgattctattttttacTGATATATAGTATTGACATCATACTTTAAAGTTCATtaactttaaaacataaatatcaATAAGGAAATACTcttatttgaattcaaataaaatatcaaaaaaaaaatcaaaatgaataagaatagaaatttaatttgtgttttagttcaaatttcaaaaaatctACATTTTTATAAACTTATGAATTTAAAACGAAATAATAAACGATTtctaaatattaattaaaaattatccTTTGACTCATTGGCATCTAAAAAATCATTATCGAAATTTTAATGTTGACAAAATTATAAAGTATAGCCCTTCAATGTAGCATTTGAGTTAAAACTTAGATTTCTTCAGAGTCAGAAGTAACATATTATTATACAATATAAAAAGACTaactataattatataatatataatttgagaaataattaaaataatatttcaattaaaatattaaattatcaagTTGATTCTATTTACTATGTATGTTGTACTGTACAGTAATAAATCGAATCAATTGGATTTGATTTAAATTGAATCTAATTGATTCAATTTACTATTGGTACAGCATATACATACTAAATCGAATCTAGCTGATTTGATTTACGTTGAAAAGGTATAAATcgaatttaattgatttgatttacaTAGAATTACAAATGAAACAAGTATGTAACACAATTTACTTTAGGATATTTGTGTAATATTGACtcttaatttatttattgatgtaatttattctaaaatataaaaaaattatgataattactaaaaaaaaataaaatataatattataattgtTAACAAATCTCAACATAATTAATCTTGTTAAGTTGCATATGATTGATTATATCAtacttttttgaaaaatagttgaGAAGAGATATGTATTTAAACTGATACCTGCTACGTCAACTTACTTAGTGTCCGACGTAACTTATTGTAGAATTAGAATTATTGATTATCGATTATTGTTGATTGACTCactgaaatataaaaaaagaatcataataataattactaaaaagatatgaaataaaatattagaataatttatATGGAACGGAAAATCGATTTGGATGACcactatatataataaaattggaATTTGAGGGGACCAAATTGAATAATAACGTAAATTTTAAGGACTACTATAAAAATTTACTCGTAATTAAATAcataatactttttttttaaatagttgaGAAAAAAACATAGTAAACTAGCACTAGAATACCCATGTTAGCATGTTTGCTGCTAAAATATAACGATGataattattattgattcttAATGATTAACTCAGTGAAATATAagaatcataataataattactaaaaagaaataaaataaaatattaaaattattgacaaattttaatataaataatcatTAAATGTTAATTTGTGTATGATTGATTacataattcttttttaaatatggatgaaaagaaaaaattatataaactgACACTATAATGCACCACGTCAACATGCTTCACGCTAAAATACAATCTATTGTAGAATAAAATAATGATATAATATcaggatttttttattataaattaaaaaaaatgttatttctcaaaaaaaaattaaaaaaattttaattttcgaaatacaattttttttttggcattTTGGCCAAGTTTGCCTTACCCCTAGCAAACTTCATGAATTTTATGGGGTTCGTTGTACCCCGGCAAACTTCTATATTACTATAGAGTAGTTCTCTTTATTTACTCTCTACAGTGTCTGAAATTTCATTGTTATTTATTCATTATGATGGTAAAATAGTGTATAAAAAGGAAGGTTCTATCGTATTTAGGTTAGCTCAACCAGTGATTGCATACATGGGACTTAAAGTAAACAGTCTAATAGCGTTGAAAAATTTGATATTGCATTTCATTAGCCAACACATATGGAAAGagtgaaaaaaatttactaCAGATATCTGTCGGAAGTAGataactttttattttacaaaaGGTATATCATAGATTATAGTTGTGATtgtttattttgtattatttttattatagtttaggttttgataatattttattttgtttgaattAGGTATCGGTTATATGATTACGAGAATATACGTTTTATAAGGGTGTGGCAAAACCGATGGACAAATGTCCATTTGTTAAAATTATTTGTCTTCCTAGTTAAGTTCGGTGGACGAGGATCATTTGCGGATACTGCTGATGATTTTCCTTTAAGTGGAGCAGTCAGACGAACCAATACATGATAGCAGAACCCTCGTGACTTTCAACATCTGAGGATCGATCCTTATCAAGTTAATTTCGATCATTTGAGGATGAACCAATGGAAATTCCTGGTGATGGTGAGGCGGAAGAGATGAACTACTATGGTGACACACAAATCACACTAACACAGCCTACTATTTCTCGACCATATGACCGGCTGGATCACTTTTTCACTTTGAATCTCGAAGCAATGGTTTCAGATTGTTTATTCAGTCATGGAGTCCCCAAAAAAGATCCAACGAATGAGTTTGAGATTGGTCAACAGTTTGGAAACAAGTGGTATTCCACGATTTTTTATATTTC is a window encoding:
- the LOC130946071 gene encoding uncharacterized protein LOC130946071, which translates into the protein MDREKSLMVLVHCSGKIKKSNRHGVKFTDKEPLSIFIRSTDTLSDLKRNILQKAWLVGAKSVKKMFYKISMAVVSSGVQYETFVIGSDEDMGVLFHCRPSFSEVRIQELFTKLEDRVDSFGASAPNPQSTTVGDASTSMPIVAPRCLLSAPPPVLAPAERSPSLITGFVGSGEPDHYENAMRDYDSDDEPDHISGDSEDETPVPLPAPQRPSSSGSHQQPSYFSTLNLESTKEEAVMSVKDYTICRGVHYRVMESDHLKYVGRCKEFGNGYNWIIRVALRQHKGNWEVRRYNGAHTCLATSISSDHRQLDYHVICARIYPLVRADTTVTIKVLQEATESTYRFRPSYKKVWKVKQKAVVQIYGDWEESYVKLPRWILGMQATMDGSVALLKTSPVRVGCEVDESTYIDGTHLYGKYGGTLLLAIAQDGNSNILPVAFALVEGENEGILVISDRPNDIKAALEVPDSGWKPPHAYRAHCIQHIAANFALSFKGQDARRMLVNAAYAKTEAEFDYWFDIMRTENLAMCDWANRNTNSIPEVMGGEDDEDALPRGEEEDNDAERRRR